GGGTGACTTCGTGCAGACGGCGAAGGGCTCGGCCGTGCTGGGGCACCCGGCGGAGTCCGTGGCATGCCTGGTGCGCATCCTGGCCTCTTTCGGTGCGGGGATCGGTGCCGGCGACCTGGTCCTGGCCGGATCGCTGGCCGCAGCGGTCGATCTTGAGGCAGGCGCCACCGTCAGGGCGTCATTCGGGTCCCTGGGATCCGTGTCCCTCTCTGTTTTCGGCAAGTGAGTTCTTTTGCAGCTCTCTCCGTGCGACACACGCGCGACCCCAGTACCGAAAGGGAGTGATTGGTAATGCAAACGTCAGATGCTGTTGTTTTTGCCGAGGATCGGTCGTTTGAGTCGCACGCGGCGTTGGTCGGCGGTTCGGTGCAGGCGGCTTTTGCGGCTCAGGTGCTGCGGTCCCCGGATGCGGTGGCGGTGCGGTGTGCGGGGCGGGAGTTGTCGTACCGGGAGTTGGACGAGCGGGCGAACCGGTTGGCGCACGGGTTGGTGGGTCTGGGGGTGGGTGCGGAGGCGCCGGTGGCGGTGCTGATGGAGCGTTCGGTGGACCTGGTGGTGGCGCTGCTGGCGGTGCTGAAGGCCGGGGCGTTCTATCTGCCGTTGCACAGTGGCTCTCCGCTGGAGCGGATGCAGTGGATCGTCGACGAGACCTGTGCGCCGGTGCTGCTGGCCGACGCCGCGACGCGTGGCCGTGGCCTGCCCACCGCTGACACCGTGCTGCTGGTCGACGATGACGAGGAGTTGGCCGGGCTGCCGAGTGGTGATCCGGGGGTGGCGGGCCGGCCGGAGCAGTTGGCGTATGTGATGTACACGTCTGGTTCGACGGGGCGTCCCAAGGGGGTGGCGGTGACGCACCGGGACATCCTGGAGTTGGTGGTGGACGGGATGTTCGGGCCGGGTGCGCACGAGCGGGTGCTGATGGTGGCTCCGTATGCGTTCGATCCCTCGACCTACGAGTTGTGGGTGCCGTTGCTGCACGGTGGGCGGACGGTGGTGACGCCCGAGGGTGATCTGAGTGTGGCGACGCTGGCGCGGTTGATCGCGGAGGAGCGGATCACCGGGCTGCAGGTGACGGCGGGTCTGTTCCGGGTGATGGCGGAGGAGGACCCGGGCTGCTTCGCCGGTGTCCGGGAAGTGATCACCGGTGGTGACGTGATCTCGCCGACCGCCGTCCGCCGGGTCCTGGAACACTGCCCCGACACCCTCGTGCGCTGCGCCTACGGCCCCACCGAGACCACCCTGTTCGCCACCCAGCACCCCTGGACCGCGACCGACACCGTACCCGCGCCGATCCCGGTCGGGCGTCCGCTGGACGGCATGCGGGCCTATGTCCTGGACGACATGCTTTCGCTGGTGCGGCCGGGTGTGGCCGGGGAGCTGTATCTGGCGGGTGCGGGGCTGGCCCGGGGCTACTTCGGGCGGGCGGACCTGACGGCGGAGCGGTTCGTGGCCGATGCCTTCGGTCCGGCCGGCGGCCGGATGTACCGCACCGGGGACCTGGCCCGCTGGTCCGACGAGGGGCTGCTGGAGTTCGTGGGCCGGGTCGACGACCAGGTCAAGATCCGCGGGTTCCGCATCGAACTCGGCGAGATCGAAGCGGTACTGGGCCGCTTCCCGGGACTGTCGCAGGTGGCGGTGGTGGCCCGCGAGGACCAGCCGGGCGACAAGCGCCTGGTGGCCTACCTCGTCGCCGAGACCGGCACCGACGCCCCGAACACCGTGGACACCGTCGACACCGACGCGCTGCGCGCGCACACCGCCGGCCTGCTGCCGGAGTACATGGTCCCCACCGCGTTCCTCGTGCTCGACCAACTCCCGCTGACCACCAACGGCAAGGTCGACTACCGGGCCCTGCCCGTCCCGGACATGTCGACGACCACCCGGACCGGGCGGGGCCCGCGCACCCCGCGCGAGGAGATCCTGTGCGGCCTGTTCGCCGAGCTCCTGGGCGTGCCCACGGTCGGCATCGACGACAGCTTCTTCGAGTTGGGCGGCCACTCCCTGTTGGCGACCCGCCTGGTCAGCCGCATCCGAGCGATCCTGGGTGTGAAGCTCTCGATTCGCAGCCTGCTCAAGACTCCCACCGTGGCCGCTCTGTCGAACCTGGGCCAGGCGGACAGCGAGGAACAGGACAGCGGACTGGAGCCCGTGCTGAACCTGCGGCCGGTCGGCAGCCGTCCGCCGCTGTTCTGCGTGCACCCCGGCGGCGGCATGGCCTGGTGCTACGCCGGGCTGCTGCGCTACGCCCCGAAGGAGCACCCGGTGTACGGGCTCCAGGCCCGTGGACTGGCCGGGGACGAGCCTTTCCCCGCCGATATGGATGAGTTGATCGAGGACTACCTCGGCCGAATCCGAGCGATCCAGCCGTCCGGCCCGTACGCCCTCCTGGGCTGGTCCTTCGGCGGCAAGGTCGCCCACACCCTGGCGGCCCGCCTCCAGCAGGAGGGCGAGCAGGTGTCCCTGCTGGCCGTGCTCGATGCCGGCATCGGAGGACACGCCGGCGCGGACAGTACGCGCAGCCAGCGCGATCTCCTGGAACTCGCGTTCGACGGA
The Streptacidiphilus albus JL83 genome window above contains:
- a CDS encoding amino acid adenylation domain-containing protein; its protein translation is MQTSDAVVFAEDRSFESHAALVGGSVQAAFAAQVLRSPDAVAVRCAGRELSYRELDERANRLAHGLVGLGVGAEAPVAVLMERSVDLVVALLAVLKAGAFYLPLHSGSPLERMQWIVDETCAPVLLADAATRGRGLPTADTVLLVDDDEELAGLPSGDPGVAGRPEQLAYVMYTSGSTGRPKGVAVTHRDILELVVDGMFGPGAHERVLMVAPYAFDPSTYELWVPLLHGGRTVVTPEGDLSVATLARLIAEERITGLQVTAGLFRVMAEEDPGCFAGVREVITGGDVISPTAVRRVLEHCPDTLVRCAYGPTETTLFATQHPWTATDTVPAPIPVGRPLDGMRAYVLDDMLSLVRPGVAGELYLAGAGLARGYFGRADLTAERFVADAFGPAGGRMYRTGDLARWSDEGLLEFVGRVDDQVKIRGFRIELGEIEAVLGRFPGLSQVAVVAREDQPGDKRLVAYLVAETGTDAPNTVDTVDTDALRAHTAGLLPEYMVPTAFLVLDQLPLTTNGKVDYRALPVPDMSTTTRTGRGPRTPREEILCGLFAELLGVPTVGIDDSFFELGGHSLLATRLVSRIRAILGVKLSIRSLLKTPTVAALSNLGQADSEEQDSGLEPVLNLRPVGSRPPLFCVHPGGGMAWCYAGLLRYAPKEHPVYGLQARGLAGDEPFPADMDELIEDYLGRIRAIQPSGPYALLGWSFGGKVAHTLAARLQQEGEQVSLLAVLDAGIGGHAGADSTRSQRDLLELAFDGIGAFYAEPGDEPIEMPRILEILKSHGGTLASLEERTVAALIDITENNLRISRATATERFDGDMLFFEAAGPDGAATGLAEVWEPYVSGRIEKHVTPFKHMQLMSADALADIAPVLARALKK